The genomic segment CTCCGCCGTGACCGCCCTCCGCTCGAAGATCTTCATGATGACGAACGGCCGGTCCCAGACCGTCGCCCCGGTGAGCTTCTCCAGCGTGCTCTTCTGCACGGGGGAAAGCCGCTCGTCGACGACGACGTAACGGGCCGACCGCGAGAGGCAGAACAGGCGGACCTCCTCCGCCTTGCCCCTGCCGATCAGGCAGGCGGGGTCGGGGGACTCCCGGCGCTGCACGACGCTCCCCAGGACCTCTATGCCCAGGGAGCCCAGCAGCAGCGCCAGCTCGTCGAGGGAGCTCTCGGGCTCTCCCTCCCGGTCCGGAAGGGAGAGCCCCACCAGGATCGCCCCCGAGCGGGGCGCTCCCGCCCCCCGCTCAGGCCGACGCCGACTCAAGGGCCCTCATGGCGTCCGTCAGCGCTCCCATAATGACGTCCCTGCCGCCCCTGCTCTCATAGACCTCCGCGGGGAAGCGCAGAGTCCGCCCGAAGGTCAGGACGATCTTCGACGGGCGGACGAAACGGGAGCCCGTGGGCATGGCGTCGAAGCTGCCGTGGATGAAGGCCGGCAGGATCGGAGCGCGCTCCCTGGCGGAGATCAGGGCGACGCCAGCCTCCAGGGGCTGAAGGCGTCCGTCCGGAGAACGCCCTCCCTCGGGAAAGATCAGGATGTCGCTTCCCTCGCGGTAGAGCTTCATGAACCCCTTCAGGGCGCCCGCGGCCGAGACGTTGTCCGCCCGGGAGACGGGAACGGCGCCGAGGGCACGGATGGAGGTTCCCAGGAACCACGAGCGGAAGAGCTCCTCCTTGGCGAAGTAGCGGAGGCGCCTCGGAAAAAACGACCCCACGACAAGGGGATCGAGGTTGCTGGCATGGTTGCAGGCCACGACCACCCTCTCGTCCGGGTCGAGGTCCTCCAGCCAACGGACGGAACAGCGATTGTAAACCCTCAGGAGGATACGGAAGGTATTCCGGACCAGCCAGTAGAAGAGCGGATTGGGCTTCACGGGGCTTCCTCCCTCCCCTCCGACTCCAGCGCGTCCCGGACGCGGCGCTCCAGATATTCCAGGACCTCATCCTCCGTCATCTCCGAGGTGTCGACGAGGACGGCATCGTCGGGCCGCGTCAGCGGGGCTATCTCCCGGGTGCTGTCGAGACGGTCCCGCGCGCGTATCTGGGACAGGACCTCCTCGAAGGGCACGGGCTCCCCCCTTCGCTGCAGCTCGAGGCAGCGGCGGCGGGCCCGGGCCTCCGGCGAGGCCGTCATGAAAAATTTCAGGGGCGCATCGGGAAAAACCACGCTTCCCACGTCACGCCCCTCTACGACCAAGGAACCATATTGTCTCTGTCCTCGCTGGAGATCCAACAGCGCCTCCCGGACGCACCCCAGGGCCGAATAGGCCGAGACGATCCCGTCCACATGAGGCGTGCGGATCGCGGCGCTCACGTCCTCGCCGTCCAGGAGGACGCCTCCCTCCCTCAGCTCGATGGAGATTCCCCTCAGAGCCTCCCGCAGGTCCGCCGTGTTGTCCGGAGGGATGCCCTTTCGGTCCAGGTCGAGGGCTATGGCGCGATAGATCGCCCCGGTATCGAGGTAGCGGACGGAGAGCCGGCGTGCCAGCCGTTTCGCGACCGAGCTCTTCCCCGCCCCGGCCGGTCCGTCGATGGCGACGACGAAGGACACGCTCAGAACCCCCGCATGTCCGCCATCTCCTCCGTGGCCTTGCTCGCAAAGTCCACGAGATCCGACATCAGGCCCTCGAAGTTCGTGATGCCCAGCCGCTCCAGCGGTTCGGGGAACATGTAGTTCTGCATGCTGTCCGCCCCGATGCCGATCCCCAGCATCAGGCACATGGAGTTGGCCACGCTGACGACGTCCAGCAGCGGCTGGAACTCCGCAAACTCCTCCGGGAGCTCGTTTGGCCTGTGATGATAGGCGACGGCGCACTGGTATCCCTTGGGAAGGTCCCATCGCTCCACCAGGATCTCCCCCACCATGGCGTGGTCGAACCCCAGCACTCGGAGCTCCGCCTCCGTAAACGGGATCTGTTCCTCCTCGACCATCTTGACGATGATGCCGTATCCAAAGCGCACGTAGTCGTTGAGGACGACCTTTCCGATATCGTGAAGAAGCCCTCCGACATAGGCCTCCTCGGGGGAGACCTTTTTCGTGACCTCAGCGATGTAGCGGGAGGCGTAGGCCACGGTCAGGGAGTGGCGCCACAGCTCCCCGCGGTCCAGGGCGTAGCCCGAGAGCCCCTTGTCCATGACGGAGTACACCGTCGCCGCCAGGACGATGTTGCTGACGGTCTTGTAGCCCAGGAGCGCTATCGCCTCGGAGATGCTCGACATATGGCGGGTCATCCCGTAGGCGGCGGAGTTCGCCAGCTTCAGGATGCGCAGAACCAACCCTTCGTCACGGGAGAGGCTTTGAGCGACGTCCGACGCGCTGCTGGTAGGGTCGTTGAGCTTTCGCAGCGTCTCCACCACAAATTGAGGGAAGGATTTTATCTCCTTCATTTTGTTGATGATACGTGTCTTGATCAGTTCCCTTGAACGCTCGTCGATTTCACTCACGGACATGTCCTCCTTGCGTGAGGGCTATACTGCGCCACCTTTAAATATTTTAGTGTAGAGTTCGGAAAAAGACAATTCCACGAACTCGCCGACGCGAAGATTTTCCAGAACCATCCGTCCGACGCGGCGGCGGATCAGTGCCCGAACCGAAAAGCCGGCCAGATTCGCCATCGTCCGAACCTCGCGCTTAAGCCCCTCTCCAATGACGACGCGAAGCCATCGCCCCTGCGGTTCCCTGTCCAGGGCGGAGAGGTCGATGGGCCGGACATGGCGTCCCTGGATCTCGAACCCGTTTCTCCAGCGCTCCGCCTGCCGCTCGTTGATCTCGATGTTGAGCAGCACCTCGTACTCCTTGGTCACGCCCCTGGACGGATGCAGGATGCTCTGGGCAAAGGAGCCGTCGTTCGTGAGGATCAGCAGCCCCTCGCTCTCCCGGTCGAGGCGCCCCGCCGGGTAGATACGCTCCCGGCGCAGCCGCTCGGGCAGGAGGTCCACCACGACGGGGTCGTATTTGTCCGTCACGGCGCAGACCACCCCAACCGGCTTGTTCATCGCCACATAGACGTGCGCGGACGGAACCGCCCTGCGGCCGTCGCACCGCACGTCGTCCTTTTCCGGGTCGACCTCGAGGTAGGGAAGCAGGACGATCCTGCCGTTGACCCGGACCCGCCCCTCGAGGATCACGGCCTCGGCCTTGCGCCGCGAGGTCACGCCGCACGCCGCCAAAAAAGCGTTAAGACGCACCGATCTCCTCCTCCCCCTCGGGGAACGACCCCTCCGGCCCGCGGGATCCGGTATCCTCCAGAGGATCGGCCCCAAGCTCCCCAAGCTCCTCCAAACTCGGCAAGTCCGCTATCGCCTCGAGGCCGAAGAGCTCCAGAAAACGCGGCGTCGTCCGATAGAGCAGGGGCGACCCACTGGCCTTCTTGCGCCCCGCGATGCGCACAAGCCCGTGGCTCAGGAGCGTCTCGATGACCCGTTCGGAACGAACCCCGCGCAGCTCCTCCACCTCGGACCTCGTAACGGGCTGGTTGTACGAGATCACGGCCAGGGTCTCCACCGCGGCCCGGCTGAGCCGGACGCGCCCCCTGCGCGAGGTATCGCGGAACAGGGCGAGCACCTCGGCGAAATGAGGGTTGGTCTCCAAGATCCACCCTCCCGCGACGGACCTGAGGACCAGGCCGTGTCCGCCCTCGAGGTGCGCGGCCAGCTCCGACAGGGCGGAGGACACCTCCCCCCCCGAGACGCCGAGCACGGACTGCAGCTCCCCGGACGGGACGGGGGATACGGCGAGGAAGAGCACGGCCTCGATCTGGGCCGC from the uncultured Fretibacterium sp. genome contains:
- a CDS encoding lysophospholipid acyltransferase family protein; translated protein: MKPNPLFYWLVRNTFRILLRVYNRCSVRWLEDLDPDERVVVACNHASNLDPLVVGSFFPRRLRYFAKEELFRSWFLGTSIRALGAVPVSRADNVSAAGALKGFMKLYREGSDILIFPEGGRSPDGRLQPLEAGVALISARERAPILPAFIHGSFDAMPTGSRFVRPSKIVLTFGRTLRFPAEVYESRGGRDVIMGALTDAMRALESASA
- the cmk gene encoding (d)CMP kinase; this encodes MSFVVAIDGPAGAGKSSVAKRLARRLSVRYLDTGAIYRAIALDLDRKGIPPDNTADLREALRGISIELREGGVLLDGEDVSAAIRTPHVDGIVSAYSALGCVREALLDLQRGQRQYGSLVVEGRDVGSVVFPDAPLKFFMTASPEARARRRCLELQRRGEPVPFEEVLSQIRARDRLDSTREIAPLTRPDDAVLVDTSEMTEDEVLEYLERRVRDALESEGREEAP
- a CDS encoding HDOD domain-containing protein, with the translated sequence MSEIDERSRELIKTRIINKMKEIKSFPQFVVETLRKLNDPTSSASDVAQSLSRDEGLVLRILKLANSAAYGMTRHMSSISEAIALLGYKTVSNIVLAATVYSVMDKGLSGYALDRGELWRHSLTVAYASRYIAEVTKKVSPEEAYVGGLLHDIGKVVLNDYVRFGYGIIVKMVEEEQIPFTEAELRVLGFDHAMVGEILVERWDLPKGYQCAVAYHHRPNELPEEFAEFQPLLDVVSVANSMCLMLGIGIGADSMQNYMFPEPLERLGITNFEGLMSDLVDFASKATEEMADMRGF
- a CDS encoding pseudouridine synthase — protein: MRLNAFLAACGVTSRRKAEAVILEGRVRVNGRIVLLPYLEVDPEKDDVRCDGRRAVPSAHVYVAMNKPVGVVCAVTDKYDPVVVDLLPERLRRERIYPAGRLDRESEGLLILTNDGSFAQSILHPSRGVTKEYEVLLNIEINERQAERWRNGFEIQGRHVRPIDLSALDREPQGRWLRVVIGEGLKREVRTMANLAGFSVRALIRRRVGRMVLENLRVGEFVELSFSELYTKIFKGGAV
- the scpB gene encoding SMC-Scp complex subunit ScpB, with translation MSRSARGPESSDHAEGGRSLSVLAAQIEAVLFLAVSPVPSGELQSVLGVSGGEVSSALSELAAHLEGGHGLVLRSVAGGWILETNPHFAEVLALFRDTSRRGRVRLSRAAVETLAVISYNQPVTRSEVEELRGVRSERVIETLLSHGLVRIAGRKKASGSPLLYRTTPRFLELFGLEAIADLPSLEELGELGADPLEDTGSRGPEGSFPEGEEEIGAS